A genomic segment from Ramlibacter agri encodes:
- the glp gene encoding gephyrin-like molybdotransferase Glp: MSHKTIAEIAAQLQGYDPQALSADAVGAFLAQLVAPVAGTESVGVFGALGRVLAADLVSPISVPPHDNSAMDGYAFDGALLAGDAPLQLEVAGTALAGKAWPGSAGPGQCVKIMTGAIMPAGLDTVVPQEFAKVADDGRIAVPAGLLKRGDNRRLKGEDLMQGHPALLAGERLGPAALGLVASLGIAQVQVRRRLKVAYFSTGDEILSLGEPPREGAVYDSNRYTVHGLLTRLGCEVIDLGVVRDQPDLLEAAFRDAATRADAIITSGGVSVGEADFTKAMMKKLGDVAFWRIAMRPGRPMAVGRIGSSVLFGLPGNPVAVMVTFLAFVRPALLRMMGARASESFLLKAHSAETMRKKPGRTEYQRGIVSRAADGTLQVRTTGNQGSGVLSSMVQANGLIVLHHAQGDVAPGDEVDVMMFDGAI; this comes from the coding sequence GTGAGCCACAAGACGATCGCCGAGATCGCGGCGCAGCTGCAAGGCTACGACCCGCAGGCGCTGAGCGCCGATGCCGTGGGCGCCTTCCTGGCGCAATTGGTGGCCCCGGTGGCCGGGACCGAGTCCGTCGGCGTGTTCGGCGCGCTGGGCCGCGTGCTGGCCGCGGACCTGGTGTCGCCGATCAGCGTGCCGCCGCACGACAACTCCGCCATGGACGGCTACGCCTTCGACGGCGCGCTGCTGGCCGGCGATGCCCCGCTGCAGCTGGAAGTGGCGGGCACCGCGCTGGCGGGCAAGGCCTGGCCAGGCAGTGCCGGCCCGGGCCAGTGCGTGAAGATCATGACCGGCGCCATCATGCCGGCGGGCCTGGACACCGTGGTGCCGCAGGAGTTCGCGAAGGTCGCGGATGACGGCCGCATCGCCGTCCCCGCCGGCCTGCTGAAGCGCGGCGACAACCGGCGCCTGAAGGGCGAGGACCTGATGCAGGGCCACCCGGCCCTGCTTGCCGGCGAGCGGCTCGGTCCCGCGGCGCTGGGGCTCGTGGCGAGCCTCGGCATCGCGCAGGTGCAGGTGCGCCGCCGCCTGAAGGTGGCCTACTTCTCCACCGGCGACGAGATCCTGAGCCTGGGCGAGCCGCCGCGCGAAGGCGCCGTCTACGACAGCAACCGCTACACGGTGCACGGGCTGCTCACCCGCCTGGGCTGCGAGGTCATCGACCTCGGCGTGGTGCGCGACCAGCCGGACCTGCTGGAGGCGGCTTTCCGTGACGCCGCCACGCGCGCCGACGCCATCATCACCAGCGGCGGCGTCAGCGTCGGCGAGGCGGACTTCACCAAGGCCATGATGAAGAAGCTGGGCGATGTCGCCTTCTGGCGCATCGCCATGCGTCCGGGACGCCCGATGGCCGTCGGGCGCATTGGCTCCTCGGTGCTGTTCGGCCTGCCGGGCAACCCGGTGGCCGTGATGGTGACCTTCCTCGCCTTCGTGCGCCCTGCCCTGCTGCGGATGATGGGCGCGCGGGCCAGCGAGAGCTTCCTGCTGAAAGCGCACAGCGCGGAGACCATGCGCAAGAAGCCGGGCCGCACGGAATACCAGCGCGGCATCGTCAGCCGCGCCGCCGACGGCACGCTGCAGGTGCGCACGACCGGCAACCAGGGCTCGGGCGTGCTGAGCTCGATGGTGCAGGCGAACGGGCTGATCGTGCTGCATCACGCGCAGGGCGACGTCGCGCCGGGCGACGAAGTGGACGTGATGATGTTCGACGGGGCGATCTAG
- the mobA gene encoding molybdenum cofactor guanylyltransferase MobA, with protein MIQREDITGVILAGGRGSRMGGVDKGLQAFHGMPLALQTLLRLQPQVAEVMVNANRNLSAYESFGVPVWPDGLADYAGPLAGFLVGLERCETEYLVTVPCDTPLFPADLVVRLAEAMEREGAEIAMAAAREQEGSEPRAQPVFSLMRHALMESLVRFTHAGGRKIDAWTGQHRTVLVPFDRPGDDPAAFFNANTLAELHKLEQAR; from the coding sequence ATGATCCAAAGAGAAGACATCACCGGCGTCATCCTTGCCGGCGGACGCGGTTCCCGCATGGGCGGCGTCGACAAGGGCCTGCAGGCTTTCCACGGCATGCCGCTCGCCCTGCAGACGCTGCTGCGCCTGCAGCCGCAGGTGGCGGAAGTGATGGTCAATGCCAACCGCAACCTGAGCGCCTACGAGTCCTTCGGGGTGCCGGTCTGGCCCGATGGCCTGGCCGACTACGCGGGCCCGCTGGCGGGCTTCCTGGTGGGTCTGGAGCGCTGCGAGACCGAGTACCTGGTCACCGTGCCCTGCGACACGCCACTTTTTCCCGCGGACCTGGTGGTACGCCTGGCCGAGGCGATGGAGCGCGAAGGCGCCGAGATCGCGATGGCGGCGGCGCGCGAGCAGGAAGGCAGCGAGCCGCGGGCCCAGCCCGTGTTCTCGCTGATGCGCCACGCGCTGATGGAAAGCCTGGTGCGCTTCACGCACGCCGGCGGCCGCAAGATCGACGCCTGGACCGGCCAGCACCGGACCGTGCTGGTGCCTTTCGACCGGCCCGGCGACGACCCGGCCGCCTTCTTCAACGCCAACACGCTGGCCGAACTGCACAAGCTGGAACAGGCAAGGTGA
- the moaA gene encoding GTP 3',8-cyclase MoaA: MAERVIPLVDQRLAALGAPVPAQAITPTGLLADTRGRPLRDLRISVTDRCNFRCSYCMPKEVFDKDYQYLPHASLLSFEEITRLARQFLAHGVHKIRLTGGEPLLRKNLEVLVAQLAALRTVDGTPPELTLTTNGSLLARKAKALKEAGLQRVTVSLDGLDDEVFRRMNDVDFPVHEVLAGIDAAREAGLGPIKVNMVVKRGTNEDQILPMARHFRGTGVALRFIEYMDVGATNGWRMDEVLPSSEVRRLIESEFPLRPLQPTAAGETAQRWAYADGAGEVGFISSVTHAFCGDCNRARLSTEGKLYLCLFASNGYDLRALMRGGADDAEIASAIGHIWQGRDDRYSELRGTQAADTGGARRRVEMSYIGG, encoded by the coding sequence ATGGCAGAACGCGTGATTCCCCTGGTCGACCAGCGCCTGGCGGCGCTGGGCGCACCCGTGCCTGCGCAGGCGATCACGCCGACCGGCCTGCTGGCGGACACGCGCGGGCGGCCCTTGCGCGACCTGCGCATCAGCGTCACCGACCGCTGCAATTTCCGTTGCAGCTACTGCATGCCCAAGGAGGTGTTCGACAAGGACTACCAGTACCTGCCGCATGCGTCGCTGCTGAGCTTCGAGGAAATCACGCGCCTGGCCCGCCAGTTCCTGGCCCACGGCGTGCACAAGATCCGCCTGACCGGCGGCGAGCCGCTGCTGCGCAAGAACCTCGAAGTGCTGGTCGCCCAGCTCGCGGCGCTGCGCACCGTGGACGGCACGCCGCCCGAACTGACCCTCACCACCAACGGCTCGCTGCTGGCGCGCAAGGCCAAGGCCTTGAAGGAAGCCGGCCTGCAGCGCGTCACGGTCAGCCTCGACGGCCTGGACGACGAGGTCTTCCGGCGCATGAACGACGTCGACTTCCCGGTCCATGAGGTGCTGGCAGGGATAGACGCTGCGCGCGAAGCCGGGCTGGGCCCGATCAAGGTCAACATGGTCGTCAAGCGCGGCACCAACGAGGACCAGATCCTGCCCATGGCGCGCCATTTCCGCGGCACGGGCGTCGCGCTGCGCTTCATCGAATACATGGACGTCGGCGCCACCAACGGCTGGCGCATGGACGAAGTGCTGCCCTCGTCCGAGGTGCGGCGCCTGATCGAAAGCGAATTCCCGCTGCGGCCTTTGCAGCCCACCGCCGCTGGCGAGACCGCGCAGCGCTGGGCCTATGCCGACGGCGCCGGCGAGGTCGGCTTCATCAGCAGCGTGACCCACGCCTTCTGCGGCGACTGCAACCGGGCGCGGCTGTCCACCGAGGGCAAGCTCTACCTGTGCCTGTTCGCCAGCAACGGCTACGACCTGCGCGCACTCATGCGCGGCGGCGCCGACGACGCGGAGATCGCATCGGCCATCGGCCACATCTGGCAAGGCCGTGACGACCGCTATTCCGAACTGCGCGGCACGCAGGCTGCCGACACCGGCGGCGCAAGGCGCCGGGTCGAAATGAGCTACATCGGCGGATGA